In a single window of the Acidobacteriota bacterium genome:
- a CDS encoding GlsB/YeaQ/YmgE family stress response membrane protein has product MTVLSFLLLLLVAAICGAIGQAIVGFSRGGLLTTIAIGFIGALFGMWLGGLLGLKELFAVNIGGYTFPIVWSIVGAALFVAIISFFTRRRYI; this is encoded by the coding sequence ATGACGGTGCTTTCTTTTTTACTTCTACTATTAGTTGCCGCCATTTGCGGGGCAATTGGACAGGCAATCGTTGGGTTTAGTCGAGGTGGTCTTTTAACAACCATTGCCATCGGCTTTATTGGGGCTTTATTTGGAATGTGGTTAGGTGGGCTATTGGGACTGAAAGAACTTTTTGCTGTGAATATCGGCGGATACACCTTCCCCATTGTCTGGTCGATTGTCGGCGCTGCCCTGTTTGTTGCGATTATCAGTTTCTTCACTCGCCGACGGTACATTTAG
- a CDS encoding Fe-Mn family superoxide dismutase — protein MNTQRLYQAKQFNLSGLKGISDATLEMHFKLYEGYVKETNRLLEITDELNRVESKTDEQNVIYSEVRRRLGFEFNGMVLHEYYFDNLMKNGTGEPEKNSRFYHSAVDTFGSFEAWKGDFTRVGKMRGIGWAICFQDPLNGSLVNEWITLHEIGNLAGNRPILVMDVWEHAFLLDYKPAERPKYIEAFFSNINWQMVNDRIGEPVMIRGKSAQ, from the coding sequence ATGAATACGCAGCGGCTTTACCAAGCCAAACAATTTAATCTTAGTGGACTGAAAGGAATTTCCGATGCAACTCTTGAAATGCATTTCAAACTTTATGAAGGTTATGTAAAAGAGACCAATCGGCTATTGGAAATTACTGATGAGTTAAACCGGGTTGAATCCAAAACTGATGAACAAAATGTGATTTATTCTGAAGTGCGTCGTCGGTTGGGATTTGAGTTTAATGGAATGGTTTTGCATGAATACTATTTTGATAATCTAATGAAAAACGGCACCGGAGAGCCTGAGAAAAACTCGCGCTTCTATCATTCGGCGGTTGATACCTTCGGAAGTTTTGAAGCCTGGAAAGGGGATTTCACTCGTGTAGGAAAAATGCGAGGCATTGGTTGGGCAATCTGTTTTCAGGACCCGCTCAATGGCAGCCTGGTGAATGAGTGGATTACCTTACACGAAATTGGCAACCTGGCTGGCAATCGCCCGATTCTGGTCATGGATGTTTGGGAACACGCTTTTCTACTTGATTACAAACCCGCCGAAAGACCCAAATATATTGAAGCCTTTTTTTCCAATATAAACTGGCAAATGGTCAACGACCGCATCGGTGAGCCGGTGATGATTAGAGGTAAAAGCGCCCAATAA
- a CDS encoding sigma-54 dependent transcriptional regulator has protein sequence MNNQKVLVVDDAIDTLEMMRAYLQSLNCEPVTAATGQQALDHIHQDKFAVILTDLQLPDVNGIELVKQVKEISPETEIIMISGYGSVSKAVEATKAGAFYFIEKPIEFDELSVLLEKAFERRQQAQEIQQLKKRLTNRSSYYNLIGSCKQMQEIYDLIDNVAESDANILLLGESGTGKELVANAIHFRSLRAKKPLIKINCSSLPKELIESELFGHTKGAFTGAGTEKTGLIGQANGGTLFLDEIGEMPTELQPKLLRVLQERVYFRLGSEKAQEANFRLISATNRNPMDAINDGKLRDDLYYRINTIEIFLPPLRERGDDIQNLAIHFLQEFAEKYNRPVYAISPEAQELMNEAPWPGNVRELRNMIERAVLLAKGEVIEASMLPIGQGEAARVAMPNNIYPEAMQTDDYNMPPAQTEIPPSYTPAPAKPIAEAEVSFEDLGTLILNNATDFTKSNGQGRQDIFDNLEKVVVSAALKRTKGNKQAAANLLGVYRPRLYGMIKKHKIEV, from the coding sequence ATGAATAACCAAAAAGTTTTAGTCGTTGATGATGCCATTGATACGCTGGAAATGATGAGGGCTTATTTACAATCGTTAAATTGCGAGCCTGTCACAGCGGCAACCGGTCAACAAGCATTAGACCATATTCATCAAGATAAATTCGCCGTCATATTAACTGATTTACAACTGCCTGATGTCAACGGCATCGAGTTGGTAAAACAGGTTAAAGAAATTTCTCCTGAAACGGAAATTATCATGATTTCCGGCTATGGTTCCGTTTCAAAAGCGGTTGAGGCGACAAAAGCCGGAGCCTTCTATTTTATTGAAAAACCCATTGAGTTTGACGAGTTGTCGGTTTTGCTGGAAAAGGCTTTTGAACGCCGACAACAGGCGCAGGAAATTCAACAACTCAAAAAACGGCTGACCAACCGCAGTTCCTATTACAACCTGATCGGCAGTTGCAAACAGATGCAGGAAATCTATGACCTCATTGATAATGTCGCAGAATCGGATGCCAATATTTTATTGCTCGGAGAATCCGGCACCGGCAAAGAACTGGTTGCCAATGCCATCCATTTCAGAAGTTTGCGCGCCAAAAAACCGCTTATCAAAATCAATTGTTCATCATTGCCGAAAGAGTTGATCGAATCGGAGTTGTTCGGACATACCAAAGGGGCGTTTACCGGAGCCGGGACGGAGAAAACCGGATTGATCGGGCAGGCTAACGGCGGCACCCTGTTTTTAGATGAAATCGGCGAGATGCCAACCGAATTGCAGCCGAAACTTTTGCGCGTATTGCAGGAGCGGGTCTATTTCAGGCTGGGAAGTGAAAAGGCTCAGGAAGCAAACTTCCGGTTAATTTCCGCGACCAATCGCAATCCGATGGATGCCATCAATGATGGGAAATTGCGCGATGATTTATATTATCGCATCAACACCATTGAAATTTTTCTGCCCCCATTGCGCGAGCGCGGTGATGATATTCAAAATCTGGCGATCCATTTCTTGCAGGAATTTGCCGAAAAATATAATCGACCGGTTTATGCCATTTCACCCGAAGCTCAGGAATTGATGAATGAAGCGCCGTGGCCCGGTAACGTTCGCGAATTGCGAAACATGATTGAACGCGCCGTGCTCCTGGCAAAAGGTGAAGTGATTGAGGCGTCGATGTTACCCATCGGGCAGGGAGAAGCCGCGCGTGTTGCCATGCCGAATAATATCTATCCTGAAGCCATGCAAACCGATGATTACAATATGCCGCCTGCGCAGACTGAAATTCCGCCAAGCTACACCCCTGCTCCGGCGAAACCGATTGCCGAAGCTGAGGTCAGTTTTGAAGATTTGGGAACCTTGATTTTGAATAATGCCACCGATTTTACCAAATCCAATGGACAGGGCAGGCAGGATATTTTCGATAACCTTGAAAAAGTCGTCGTCAGCGCCGCGCTCAAACGGACGAAAGGCAATAAACAGGCAGCTGCCAACTTGCTGGGAGTTTATCGACCAAGGCTCTATGGGATGATTAAAAAACATAAAATCGAGGTGTAA
- a CDS encoding lmo0937 family membrane protein has translation MLWTILMVILILWLLGFIGNVGGSLIHLLLVVALIVFLIQIFSGRRTVV, from the coding sequence ATGTTGTGGACGATATTAATGGTGATTTTAATTCTCTGGCTTTTAGGGTTCATCGGCAATGTTGGTGGAAGTTTGATTCACCTGTTGCTGGTTGTAGCCTTAATTGTTTTCTTAATTCAAATTTTTTCAGGAAGAAGAACCGTGGTTTAA
- a CDS encoding YggT family protein has protein sequence MDKLGEKVTVDENQRLLQHEAVKADVRNEINSEISRHAEQLSSTDEARAAQVGEQLRGKAMREVESTESEIEKARRAARFSQVVDYVFYLIYGLITLEIFLDLLGARQGNSFREFIDTLSAPVLAPFKRLIADPASGRFQLRLSFIFALIFYILLHLAINGLLRLLAHRKTSV, from the coding sequence ATGGATAAGCTGGGCGAAAAAGTGACTGTTGATGAGAACCAGCGGTTGTTGCAACACGAAGCTGTTAAAGCCGATGTAAGAAACGAAATTAATTCTGAAATTTCACGTCATGCCGAACAGCTTTCATCAACCGATGAGGCGCGTGCCGCTCAGGTTGGCGAACAATTACGGGGCAAAGCCATGCGCGAAGTTGAATCGACAGAATCAGAAATTGAAAAAGCTCGCAGAGCCGCCAGATTTTCACAAGTTGTTGATTATGTTTTTTATTTAATATACGGATTGATCACTTTAGAAATTTTTCTCGATTTGCTGGGCGCTCGCCAGGGAAATTCATTTAGGGAATTTATTGATACGCTAAGCGCCCCGGTTCTTGCGCCATTTAAACGCTTAATTGCAGACCCCGCGAGCGGACGCTTTCAATTAAGACTTTCATTTATTTTTGCGTTGATTTTTTATATTTTACTGCACCTCGCGATTAACGGGCTTTTGCGATTGCTGGCGCATCGAAAAACTTCTGTTTAA
- a CDS encoding response regulator — protein MDVGEVHNGHDGNLKHLCILVVDDENDARDLMVIMLSHYGAMVETAASAEEALRKFKEQHWLILPDIIVSDIGMPDMDGYYFIEELRKLNEEQGGNIPAIALTGFCSTTDKLRTLTSGFQAHLAKPVEPDKLVSLICKVTNLTGKRI, from the coding sequence ATGGATGTAGGCGAAGTACATAATGGGCATGATGGGAATCTCAAGCATCTATGCATCCTGGTTGTTGATGATGAAAATGATGCCAGGGATTTGATGGTGATTATGCTTTCTCACTATGGGGCAATGGTCGAGACCGCTGCATCGGCAGAAGAAGCTTTACGAAAATTTAAGGAACAGCACTGGTTGATCCTGCCCGACATTATTGTCTCGGATATCGGGATGCCGGACATGGACGGGTATTACTTTATTGAAGAGTTGAGAAAATTGAATGAAGAGCAGGGCGGCAATATCCCGGCTATTGCCCTTACAGGTTTTTGTAGCACGACTGACAAATTGCGAACCCTCACATCGGGGTTTCAGGCGCATCTAGCCAAGCCTGTCGAACCCGATAAATTGGTTTCATTGATCTGTAAAGTAACCAATCTAACCGGAAAACGTATTTAG
- a CDS encoding HAMP domain-containing sensor histidine kinase yields the protein MSIANPGIDTRLKAISITIGLLVMILSLIAFQGWFLQIIFQARTNLFSPIAGFFAHLDVFTITCLFLSGSFLLLNQFLASSQLAEHLQFTFQRGLATLITLVAAGLVFLGGYQGNVKVMGNPSTSLESSLSIKLPINLTLSFFILGVSLLTIDVEVGEGQRPAQYLAFVVLVLSFFALLGGWYEFTFLGNSAAYTISITFIAFSLLALSIAVFCLRPNKGILAIMRSESIGGVMARHLFPSAIIIPSLLGGLIFLGIQAGYFDAILGLALLAVTQIVIFQMIFWRNSILIHKLDTERNQAREELNQAYEKLAVRVKRQTAEIEVKTKELTEETSARQQAQADLNIQKEKVNRLKDEFLAIISHELRSPLNSILGWATLLRGGKLDTASATRAVEIIERSARSQSLLINDLLDVSLIISGKMRLESVAIDLKSIVTEAVESLRPMIEEKKLDLQISMMENPAKIMGDAERLQQVVRNLLSNAIKFTQASGHIEIKLLDSRDQIMIVVADSGIGIQESFLPFVFDRFRQADSSHTRKFGGLGLGLAIVHHLVELHAGTIKVESAGEGKGATFYVELPKQLPEEAVGIQQRGKRYVWM from the coding sequence ATGAGTATCGCGAATCCAGGGATTGATACACGGTTAAAGGCAATCTCGATTACTATCGGACTGTTAGTGATGATATTGTCGTTGATTGCATTTCAAGGCTGGTTCCTCCAGATCATTTTTCAAGCCAGAACCAATCTTTTTAGCCCGATTGCCGGTTTCTTTGCGCATTTGGATGTTTTTACCATAACCTGTTTATTCTTGTCCGGCAGCTTTTTATTGCTCAATCAGTTTTTGGCGTCCAGTCAACTTGCAGAGCATCTCCAGTTCACCTTTCAAAGGGGGTTAGCGACTTTAATTACTCTGGTTGCCGCCGGATTGGTATTTCTGGGTGGCTATCAGGGAAATGTAAAAGTAATGGGGAATCCTTCAACCAGTTTGGAGTCCTCTTTAAGCATCAAGTTACCGATTAATCTAACCTTGAGTTTTTTCATTTTAGGGGTCTCCTTATTGACGATTGATGTTGAGGTGGGAGAAGGACAACGACCGGCGCAATATCTGGCGTTTGTGGTACTGGTTCTCTCATTTTTTGCTCTGCTGGGTGGGTGGTATGAATTTACGTTTTTGGGCAATTCTGCCGCCTATACGATCAGCATCACGTTTATCGCTTTTTCGCTTTTAGCTTTATCAATTGCGGTGTTTTGCCTTCGTCCGAATAAAGGCATACTGGCAATTATGAGAAGTGAAAGTATCGGCGGGGTAATGGCGCGACACCTGTTTCCATCGGCGATTATTATTCCTTCATTGCTTGGCGGATTGATTTTTCTTGGCATCCAAGCCGGTTATTTTGATGCGATTTTAGGACTGGCATTATTGGCGGTCACCCAGATCGTTATTTTTCAAATGATTTTCTGGCGAAACTCTATTCTGATACACAAACTGGACACCGAGAGAAATCAAGCCAGAGAGGAATTAAACCAGGCTTATGAAAAATTGGCTGTGCGGGTCAAACGCCAGACTGCCGAAATCGAAGTAAAAACCAAGGAGTTAACCGAAGAAACTTCTGCAAGACAACAAGCGCAAGCCGATTTAAATATTCAAAAGGAAAAGGTGAATCGCCTGAAAGATGAGTTTCTTGCGATTATTTCTCATGAGTTGCGTTCGCCCTTGAATTCCATTCTGGGCTGGGCAACCTTGTTGAGAGGTGGAAAACTGGATACGGCATCGGCAACCCGAGCGGTTGAAATTATTGAACGTAGCGCGCGCTCTCAAAGCTTACTGATTAATGATTTGCTGGATGTTTCATTAATTATTTCGGGGAAGATGCGATTGGAGTCGGTTGCGATTGACCTCAAATCCATTGTGACCGAAGCCGTTGAAAGTTTACGACCGATGATTGAAGAAAAGAAACTGGATTTACAAATTTCGATGATGGAAAACCCTGCAAAAATCATGGGAGATGCGGAACGTTTGCAACAAGTCGTCCGCAATTTATTGTCCAATGCGATTAAATTTACACAGGCATCCGGGCACATTGAGATAAAACTATTGGATAGCAGAGACCAAATTATGATTGTGGTTGCTGATTCGGGAATCGGCATTCAGGAAAGTTTTTTGCCGTTTGTTTTTGATCGCTTTCGTCAGGCGGATAGTTCCCATACGCGAAAATTCGGCGGCTTGGGTTTGGGGTTGGCGATTGTTCATCATCTGGTTGAACTCCACGCCGGGACAATCAAGGTTGAAAGCGCCGGCGAAGGGAAAGGGGCAACCTTTTATGTCGAGTTACCGAAACAGCTGCCGGAAGAAGCGGTGGGAATTCAGCAAAGAGGGAAACGTTACGTATGGATGTAG